TGATCACAGCACTTACACGTAATAGGGCTGTTATAAGGGTTAAATAAGGGACCGTGAAATACCCAGGATCTACCCAGGTAAGGTTGCAAAACGAGGAGGAAGAAGCCTCGTGCCCGGCCCAGGCCCACTTCCTCTTCCGGCCACAGTCCCAGTGACGCAACGGGCCGGGTCTTCCGAGGAGACAAGAGTATCCCCTCCACCACTTGCTGCGGAGCCCCGGCACCTGCGGCTGGGCTCTCGGGCGGGACCTGTCGCCTGCACGTCAAAATGACCGCCAGAGTCCAATCACCGCTGTGCAGGGGCGGGCCGAAGGGCCCACTGGGCCAACTGGAGGCTAGCGCGGGGTCGCGGCTGCAGGACCCACCGTTGAAACCAGAGCTGGGTGAAGGTGCTGTTAGATCGCTTGGAGCCAGGCCGAAGGGTGGGTCGCGCGCTCCCGGGTGGGGGGCTCCCGGGAGATGGCGGCCGGGGACCCCTGAGGCCTCCTCAGGCCGCAGCAATAGCCCCAGCCGCCCTCCTAATCTCTGCGGTGTCGCaagctgccccctcctcccacttctgGGTTCGCTTGGCCCGCCATATTGGCTTCTGGCACCGCCCCCTTGTCTCATTGGCCCGGGTCCAGGCCGGCCCCCAGCTCATTGGCCCAGCTTTCTTGCTCCGTCCTTCTCCACCCAGTTAGACCCCGCCTTCCCTGGGCTCCGCCTTCTCTCCGCCCACACacctaagccacgcccacaacCCTTCCGAGGCTCCTGGACTAGGTTGGGTCCGCCCTTCCGGCTCGTAAGCCATACCTGCCCGTCAGTTCCCCGCCCCTTCGCTCCCGGTTCCCCCGGTCCCACTCAGGACTCCCCCTCTTTCCTTGCAGGACTTCAATCTTCCTCTGGAGTTAAACTCTCACCCACCTGCTGCAGGAGTCCCCCTAGGCCACGCCCACATGTTAAGCCCCGCCCACCGCTCTAGTTCCTCGCACCTCGCCCCAaggtccctccccacccaccgcaGCCTGGTCCTCGCCGGCTCCACCCTGGCACCCTAGTCTGGCTCCCTGTGGCCAGCGCGCCCAGGTGTTCACCTGGCACTCAGGTAAGTCGTGTTCTCTCCGCGCGTTCCGCAAACCCCGACGGCACGGAGGGGCCCCAGGCTAAAGGCGGTGGGCTCCGCAGCCCGGACCCCGCCTCGCCGCTGCTGCGCGCGCCCGGGGCCGAGGATCCCGACGGCAGCACCGTCGTCCCAGGACACGGCGCCATGCCCGAGCTGGTGGTGACGGCCCTGCTGGCGCCGTCGCGCCTCACCCTGAAGCTGCTGCGCGCCTTCATGTGGAGCCTGGTGTTCTCGGCGGCGCTGGTGGCCGCCGCGGTCTACGGCTGCATTGCGCTCACGCACGTGCTGTGCCGGCCCCGGCGCGGCTGCTGCGGGCTCCCCCGGCGCACGGCACCCGTCTGCTTGAGCGACCCTGAGCTCGGGGAGCACTGCTTCCTGACCCTCAAGGTGAGCGCACCGGGTGCCGTCGGGGTGGCGGGGCtcgagccgggggggggggggggggggggaggcggggctgcGGCTGCGTGAGCTGAGCGCCAATGACTGAATCCAAACtaaggccggggcggggggcggggggtgttggAAGGGAGGGTTTCAGACATAAGGAAGGGGGGTTCCCCAGATCTTACTTAGACGGTGCCTCCCCCAGAGCTCAGGCCTGCGCCTGCACTATGTCTCGGCCGGACGCGGCAACGGGCCCCTCATGCTTTTTCTGCACGGCTTTCCCCAGAACTGGTATGTCTGAGGCCCAGGGGACTGGgtgcacagggctggggggagtggaACTCGGACCACCCGGGTACCCAGGAGGCAGGACCGGGGCTGGGTAGACTGGGGGCGAACCAATATAGGGCTCAGATGGGGCGCTGGGGGACAGGTGTCTAGGAGGCCCCAAGGGAGGAGACAAAGAGGAATGAGTCTGTGTTAACACTGCCCGGGATAGGCCTCTGCTAGGTGGGGGGACCCTGACTcaacctcccttcctcttccGCCGGCCCGACAGGTTCTCCTGGCGCTACCAGCTCCGGGAGTTCCAGAGCCGCTTTCACGTGGTGGCCGTGGACATGCGTGGCTACGGCTCCTCCGATGCACCAAGGGATGTGGACTCCTACACTGTCGACCTGCTGACGGCGGACATCCAGGATGTCatcctgggcctgggtggggatgTGTCCCCATCCCAGCCTTGGCCTTCCCTGCCCCTGACTCACCTCTGCCTGGCATCTCACTCACTCCATTTCCTCTGACCCCACAGGTTACTCCAAGTGCATCCTGGTGGCCCACGACTGGGGTGCACTGCTAGCCTGGAATTTCTCCATCTACTACCCGTCCCTGGTTGAGCGGATGGTGGTGGTCAGTGCTGCCCCCATGTCGGTGTACCAAGGTGTGTCGGGGAGTCCAGGATGCTGGGGTGTGTCTGTTTGAAGGAGCATGTGTTTGTGGCTACACTTCTCTGTCCATCAGTCAACAcacctggggctggagggtcagcagtgaacctgggtcccttccccTGGGGCACTCCCAATCTACAATCAATGACAGTACACTTAGGAGTAACTCACATATTTTGAGCACTTACAGGTGACAATTTCTCTGACAAGCAGCCACCTAGGCTCATGAAAGTGTTATAATCCCCATGGTCCAGTCGGGGGAACTGAGAGAAGTTAAATGGCTTTCTTCTAGCAGTGAAAGCATAGGTAACTAAGCAACTGCGATTACATAGGATGCCATCTCTGGCTACCCAGTGCTCATCACATCACCTGATTTTAATTATCAGCATTGTACTCAGCTGAATATTTGTTCTccacccctccttctctctctctctttctctctctctctctctctctctctcactctctctctctctctctttctctcccgccACCCTTGTTGTTTCTTGCCTGTTTCCATCTCTAGACTGTCAGCTCCCTGAGGGCAAGGGAGTTTTGTCTGTCCTGTTCATCACTGTGTCTCCAGAGTctagaacagggcctggcacacagtaggtgctcagtgaatgtttgttgaatgaagcaggcctgggccaggagagCACACCAGTGGATGTGGGTGCTCCCAGGAGCTGCAGAGGGAGGTGCCCCATTCCGTAGGCACAGTGACTACTCAGCAggaagggaagctggtgccagggTAAAGGGGGACGTCGGGTGTCTTCACAGGCTCAGACAGGCAGCGGTTGCATGCCTGAGTGTTGGTGCATCTGTGTGCCTGACCAGGGTGGGTATAGGGGTGCAGGGCTGTGgagccagcccaggcccaggcctcatGTCtgcattcccctccccccagattaCTCAATGCGCCACATTGGCCAGTTCTTTCGTTCCAACTATGTGTTCCTGTTCCAGCTTCCCTGGCTGCCCGAGAAGTTGTTGTCCATGTCTGACTTCCAGGTGAagcagagtgaaggcctggggcggttGTGGGTGGAGGGCAATTGGTTGGGTAGATGGAGGAGCACTGAAGCCAGAGTCTTGCTTTGTTCTCAGATCCTGAAGACCACCCTCACCCACCATAAGAGGGGCATCCCACGCTTGAGCCCCAATGAGCTTGAGGCCTTCCTTTATGACTTCTCACAGCCCGGTGGCCTCACTGGGCCCCTCAATTACTACCGAAACATCTTCAGGTAAGTCCAGACCCAGGCAGAAGCTCAGGGGAGTtggtggggaaggaggtgggggcagcCATCCTTCTGTCTGTCTTGTCTTGGTCATAGGAACTTccccctggagccccaggagctggCCACGCCCACCCTGCTGctgtggggggagaaggacacctACTTCGAGCATGGGCTGGTAGGGGCCATCAGCAGGCGCTTCGTGCCCGGCCGGCTGGAAGCCCACATTCTGCCAGGCGCGGGGCACTGGATCCCACAGAGCCACCCTGAGGAAATGCACCAATACATGTGGGCCTTCTTACAAGACCTGCTGCACTAGTGGCCCTTGCTCACTGGCCTGCGTGCGCCTGGCGGACCGCACCGTGGACACACACAGGTGCTCTCTGGGATCATGCATAGGGGTGGAACTCCTAGATTGCACACACGAGCATCTGTGGGTATCCTGGAGCACACCAGCCCGTACACTCACAGGCATGAGTGTGACCTGTGAGCAAGCACTTTGACTCCAGGAAACCAGGCTGCCTCTGGTGGAGCTAAATGCtatgttctctctcccttccctggagccCAGTTTTCTTGCCAGAGTCAGCACCCTGAAACCCTGAAAGTAAACTTTTACTTTcctgccgaggccggtttggctcagtggatggagcgtcggcctgcggactgaggggtcccaggttcgattccggtcgggggcatgtgcctgggttgtgggcacgtccccagtgggggatgtgcaggaggcagctgatcggtgtttctctctcatcgatgtttctaactctctctgtctctctcccttcctctctgtaaaaaatcaataaaatatattttaaaaaaaaaacaaaaaacttttactTTCCTGTCCCTGGCTTCTATCTCCATCCAGTCTGGGTTTTCAGCTCAATGCTGCTTTGTCCAATACAGTACTGGTAGTCACATCTGGCTACTTTGATTTAATtgcaaattaattaaaattaaatacaattaaaaattcagttcctcagtcacactagccatCTTTCAAGGGCATCAACATAAAAAGTTctatcagcctggccagtgtgattcagtggttgagtatcgacctatgaaccaggaggtcactgttcaattccctgatagggcacatgcccgggttgcgggcttgatccccagtggggggcatatgggaggcagccgattgatgattttctctcatcattgatgtttctatctcctcttccttcctctctgaatcaataaaaaatatatatatatatttataaaagttctATAAGacagtgctgatgaggatgttcCTAGTGCCGGGGGCCTCCTGCTTGGCTCCTGATTCACCTCTCCAACGGATGACCCCTGGGGAGGCGAGTGGGTGCCCAGAATCCTCTCCAGCTAGGCCGTGGGCAGCACCCCCCCATGATCATTCAGTCCCAACTCCAGGCCTTGAAAGGCCAAGTTCTCTCACAGCAGCCTAGGAAAGATGCCTGGGATCTTGTCTCAGGTCCATGGGAAACAGCTCTTGGCTCCCCTAGGGTATGTGAGATTCTGGATTGGGCACAGGAAGGGACCAGCTGGCTCATGGCCACCTAGGGTCTGAGGCCTGCTTCTCCAGCTCTTGGAGTCATCTTTTCCAAATTCACCagtttcagccgaaaccggtttggctcagtggatagagcgttggcctgcggactgaggggtcccaggttcgattccggtcaagggcatgtacctgggttgcgggcacatccccagtgggagatgtgcaggaggcagctgattgatgtttctctcccatcgatgtttctaactatctatctctctcccttcctctctgtaaaaaatcaataaaatatattttaaaaaaacaaaaacaaattcaccAGTTTCTGTTGATAACTTTTGGGGCCCCAGGCTCCAACCTCCCAATGAGGGTGGTACAAGTCAAGGGTGGATTACCTGCCTCAGACTAGTCACAGCATCAGCCTCTATGTCCCTAACCTTTGTCTGGCCTTTGGGGACAGTACCATGACCTACAGCATGATAAATCTCTCTGGGGATCCAGCAGACCTCACACATACATTCTCATCTCTGGGATGGGCCTGCCTGGCCAGAGCCAGCCTGTTGGTCACACCAGTCGGCCCTCCCTTGTCTCCAATGtaacatcctttttaaaaaaaaatattttttttcttttattgatttcagagagatagatagaaacatcaatgaaagagaatcattgatgggccacctgctgcacaccccctacttgggatcaagcctgcaacctggacatgtgcactgaccagggatcaaaccctgacctcattcataggttgacgctcaaccactgtgccacaccggccaggcccagtATAACATCCTTTTGTTGTGGGTGGCAGGAACAAGCACCAGGTGTGACAGCCATGGGGTCAGaccggacctgggttcagcaacctcggtacttgaatTCTGCTGGCTAGGCAAGAATTCAGAGCAAAGACTCAAAACTGTAAgagaaaatttataaaatcacagaggtgaataaagtattttgtagaagaaatgggcttaggaaacaagttatagaggcaaaggaagggacgttggagcttagaagtgaggaaggtcAAGGTGACTcgcctgggaggaaggagaagggggaagagaaaggcACCTGCCTGCTCCTGGAGGGAGAGCACCCTGGGTGCTCTGTCCTAAGGGTCTTAAGGGTGGAGAtgttaggggaggtcccagggggacatctcagtagaatattcagcagctttccagggggtcattattcagtgcagcgGGTCCTGGTGTCAGCTGTGCTGTTACTTGTCTGGtttggctgcttttctgggcctggagctgaaatacaactgaggcctctagagaggaaaggtcagggagtCCCACCCCAAACCTCAAGACCAGCAACATGGTAGGAggagaaaggtcaccctgggaggaggtcccaccctacaactGTCCTTTGGGAGGCACCCAGGGCCTGCTGCCCtagtgaccttctgtacctggcccatcgtccttgatctgctcatgtctgtctgtgtgccacccccccccccccccccccccgagcacagggtctcttctgtagctgcttcctgctgaagAGGAATGAAGTTTTCCTTCAGAGCTAAGAGATCCTTGCTCATTGTCAAAGGGGTAATGAGACCTGATGACAGAAGGAGGTGACGATGGTGTCTAGAGGTGGTATTCCTGAGTACGAGTAGGTTTGTAACAtggtggagacaaactgtgtTAAAAATCTTAGTATTTGCtctagcaagtttggctcagaggatagagcatctgcctgcggactgaagggtcccaggttcgattctggtcaagggcacattcctgggttgcaggctccattagtggggggcatgcaggaggcagccgatcaatgattctctgtcatcactgatgtttctatctctccctcttccttcctctctgaaatcaataaaaatatattaaaagttaaaaaaaaattttagtattATTGGGGCAAAAGCTAGAATGGCAAGAATTACAACAAATGATCCAGTggaaggaaaaaatgttttcattctcaTTAATTCCAAGTCAAAGGATGGGAGAAAAGTGAAACCGTTTTGAGGGTTGTagccaaatatttaagaaaattagaaaaattcatGATCCAGTCCAGTTTATAGGtgaaaaatataaagcttttaATTGAACTGGAATCTAATATTTACAATTGTGTATTATAGAGTCTATTGAAACATAATTTCCCACCTAAAATTACCCTCAtctactaataaaagcctaggtggccctcacgTGTGacctcacaagatggccaccacaaagatggccacaCACACAGCGGAGGCGGGCCCGTCAGCCCCTCcatgtggtgaggcctgggggtcccgtggCTCCTTGCTGCATGGAGAAGGCTGGTTCCAGCGTCTCCGCCACCTCGCGTGGAGGAGGTGGGTCTTGGCCGAGGAGGTGGGtctcggcaggggagggcagctgggggccatcgggccagcaggggagggcagctgggggccatcgggccagcaggggagggcagctgggggccatcgggccagcaggggagggcagctgggggccatcgggccagcaggggagggcagctgggggccatcgggccagcaggggagggcagctgggggccatcgggccggcaggggagcagttaggtggcaatcaggcaggcagacaagcagttaggagccagcggtcccagattgtgagagggatttctgactgccggtttaggcccgatcccacagggcctaactcagcagtcggacatctcccgaggggtcccagattggagagggtgcaggtcaggctgagtgacaaccccctgccatgcacaaatttcgtgcactgggccactagtttttaataaaaagccaaattaagaccaatttatGTATTGTATTAAGTCCAATTTcaattgtttgcataaacacagtAAGAATAGCAACTGATTAAATAGGCTtacttttgccctaaccggtttggctcaggggatagagcgtcggcctgcggactgaaaggtcccaggttcgattccggtcaagggcatgtaccttggttgcgggcacctccccagtggggggtgtgcaagaggcagctgattgatgtttctctgtcatcgatgtttctaactctctacccctctcccttcctctctctaaaatcaataaagacatattttaaaaataaataactagactttaaaaacaaacaaaaaacaaagtcagaaaaaaaaaattggcttacttttaaaaatatgtatttttttttattgatttagagaggaaggaagagggagagatagaaacatcaatgatgagagagaatcattgattggctacctcctgtgctccccacactggggatcgagccttcaacccaggcaggtgccctgacagggaatgcaACTGTAACTTCCTAGTTCATAGCAttctcaaccatggagccacaccagccgggctaggcTTTCTTAAATCTTTTGCTGGAATTCCATGATTGACCTTTAATTATCCCCTCAGGGCAAAGAAGCCAAGCCACCTAGTTGCCATCAAGTTTGTCTGAAATGTATAGACTTGGGTGAATTCCttgccatctctcaggaaagcaacCTTTGTTGCTTACCTAGAAAGACTGCCATGTGACCAAGCAAGGTACCTGACCATTTCTCTAAGGGACTTGTTGGCTTCAAAGTCAGTCTTTATTCCTTAAGGCTTTCTGGGGACATCCAGAGTCCAGGCATGCCTCTCTCAGACGTGACATTCCAGTCAGagtcttggttaataaaaccaccaTTGGAAACTGGGCTTATTGAAATCATGCAAAAAAACATATTGCCATGAAAATAGTAGTACTCCAGTTTCCAGAATCTGGAGGGATTAGGTagagagaaaaatacaattttcaaaatccttttattttttttaaatatatttaaagtcattgagctacaccagccaggcataccaaatccttttctttctttctttctttttttttttaaatatttcattgattttttacagagaggaagggagtaggagggggagagggatagagagttagaaacttcgatcagctgcctcctgcacaccccccactggggatgtgcccacaaccaaggtacatgcccttgactggaatcaaacctgggacccttcagttcgcaggccaacgctctaatccactgagccaaaccggttaggtagGGCAAggagacttattttttaaaaaaaggttttggagccctgactggtttggctcagtggatagagcgtcggcctgcggactcaaaggtcccaggttcgattccggtcaagggcatgtacctgggttgcgggcacatccccagtagggggtgtgcaggaggcagctgattgatgtttctctctcatcgatgtttctaactttctgtccttctcccttcctctctgtaaaaaaatcaataaaatatattttttaaaaaaaaataagtctcgccgaaaccggtttggctcagtggatagagcgtcggcctgcggactgaaaggtcccaggttcgattccggtcaagggcatgtacctgggttgcgggcatatccccagtgggagatgtgcaggaggcagctgatcgatgtttctctctcattgatgtttctaactctctatctctctccctctctgtaaaaaaaatcaataaaatatattaaaaaaaaaataagtctccttgtacagtggagccttgacttacgagtttaattcgttccgagaccgagctcgttagggagctcgttaactcaaattattctgtcaactcaatgcaaaaaatctgccgagagacagctggtatctcaaaaaactccttagtcgggacactcgtaagtcaaggccccactgtatttggaaAGCAAGAGGAAAATTCTTGTCCTTTTAGCAGAGTGAAAAAGAACCAAATTCTAACTCTGTATTAGtttacttttgatttttaaatttatttatttaattaaattcattATTTAGCTTACttatataatt
The sequence above is a segment of the Myotis daubentonii chromosome 5, mMyoDau2.1, whole genome shotgun sequence genome. Coding sequences within it:
- the EPHX3 gene encoding epoxide hydrolase 3; this encodes MPELVVTALLAPSRLTLKLLRAFMWSLVFSAALVAAAVYGCIALTHVLCRPRRGCCGLPRRTAPVCLSDPELGEHCFLTLKSSGLRLHYVSAGRGNGPLMLFLHGFPQNWFSWRYQLREFQSRFHVVAVDMRGYGSSDAPRDVDSYTVDLLTADIQDVILGLGYSKCILVAHDWGALLAWNFSIYYPSLVERMVVVSAAPMSVYQDYSMRHIGQFFRSNYVFLFQLPWLPEKLLSMSDFQILKTTLTHHKRGIPRLSPNELEAFLYDFSQPGGLTGPLNYYRNIFRNFPLEPQELATPTLLLWGEKDTYFEHGLVGAISRRFVPGRLEAHILPGAGHWIPQSHPEEMHQYMWAFLQDLLH